The stretch of DNA ATATAGTGGAAAACATGCAATGTACGAGAATATATCAATAACATCACCATGTTTATGTTAATCCAtgccaaatatccaaagtaaaaattaatatgGTAAAAACTATACAATtgggtttaattgattttaatctATCTATACTAAAAAGGTTATATGAGAGAGTAGACACCGGAAGCTTCAGGACAGCAGTCTGTTGGAAGGGAGGAGGCTTAGTAGTCCAACGGTCCAAACTGTGAAGGAGTCATCCAAGGTCTGGTTGTCTGCCAGTAGGTTGGTAAGGTTGTCGTATTGTTGTCATAAAGGTTTCCGCGGGGGAAGGAAGAAGCGGCGGCGGTCCCTCTGACCCGAGTCGGGGGAAGAACTCGAAGGGTAATATTACACGACGTTCTAAGACCTGGTGAGTAAGACACAGAAGgggaatatttttaaaaaatagcagACCTTTGACAGTAGATCTAATCCATAACCGGTAAGAACCGCTGGTTAATAGGATATTCTACAAAAGTCAAAAACGGGTAAGGACCTATCAAGGACCTATCAAAAACGTTTTgagtgctttttttttttatcgatttTATTACTAAACCACAATTTGTATATCCAGTAAGATAAACGATTACGTAAGCATATTAAAGTCCTCATAAGATTATAAACACTACGTAGATATTGGGGTCtttgacatatatatacacgTTTACTAACATACACACACACCatcttaagcaaaaaaaaaaaaaaacacacacacacgtcAACATAAATAACCACCAAATTTCGCAGGCACACCACTAGTTAGTTATGTTTAGACTTAGAATGAATGTGTTAACTTGCGtgtataatttgatttgtgaTCTCATAATCTAATCTTCACATAATTATTTCCTACATGTTTGTACTATAGttcgtaaaaatatatattttattttgtatagcaAATGTGCTCATAAAATATAAGACTAAGCCattaaactaatataaatgaTTCTACCACTGGTCTTTTTCACTTTGGGTGAAAGATGCGAAAGATTGAATCTAACAAAACATCACAGGTTAAAGCATATTTTAACATAGACTCAACACAATAACTAAACTAGAACATCAAGTTGAAATGTATCAAAGTTAAAAAACACCagagcttcttcatcttcttccatcAGTCATCGTCAGAGAAGGTTTATCCTCTTACCGCAGAAGAATAATTAGTCACCTCCGGTTTCTCCAAATAATCTCCTTCTATCGGAAGGCTTACTGGTAGAAGGTATTCTTCGTTCCTCCTGGAATATTTGAAAAAGCAAGTCTCGTTATCTCTCCATGTATACCAACGGAACCAGTGGCTGTGGATAAAGAAACTCAAAAGGCAAATAGTAAATGATCAAATCCCTTACCAGAGCTTCTCTGCAAGGTTGTACCTAATCAACAAAGACTATTAGCATCAGTCTTTTATGTAACGACATTATTTAGCAAACAAACtggagagaaaaaaataaatcaatttacTTGGGTCGGATAGGGTATGGAGACATCTCAACCACGTCAGAAATGATATGAATATTCAGAGCTCTACTCTCGTACAGCAGCGCCTTCTTTGCTTCGACAGCagaagcaaactcaacaaagccACAGCCCACATGCTCACCCTCGCGGTTTACAACAAGTCGAACACGGCGGCAAACTTCTCCAACATTTTTGTAGTAAGCAGAGCTGCAAGGCAAAATATCAGTCAGAAAAAGCTAACTCCAGAGAGAAATTCAAAGTGCTGCTACTTACATCTGACATGTTGTTTACGTTGGGAGAGAGATTGTAAACAAAGAGTgtcttttttcttaatgctaCTTCCTCGGCAAAATCATGAGTTTCCCAAATCCTTCCTCCAATTCCTCATCGATCAAACGGTTTTCTCGTCCAAGTTGATCTTCgtacctggaaaaaaaaaaaaaaaaaaaaaaaaaaaaaacaatgtgcTCAAATATGTACCTAGAACTTTCAGTTTAAATTACAAATAGTTAAATCTCTTACCAAACATTGTGATCGATGCAATACCTaattaaaaaaccaaaaaaaagttagtCTCTGCAGTgacgtaaaatatttttatcaatgaGTTACATGTTGATTTACTTGGGACGCGGAAGGTTTGGAAATTCCTCAGCCGGATAAGGATACATAATTTTTGACCATGCAAATACTTTCTTTCATCGCCTACAATATAAAAGACATAATCAGCAATGGTGGTACTTTCAAAgtacactttaaaaaaaaaaattaagtcacTACGGCTCACCTTCTCTGCTTCTTTAGCAGAAGCAAACTCAATATAGCCCATGCCATTTTGGTTGCCCTCGCAGTCTGTAACAAGTCGAACATGAACAACTTGTCCAACATTTTGTATAAATCGATGCTGTCAAAAAGGAGATAAAATATTAGTCATGAAAAAAAACTTGCTCCAAGAACGGAAGAGGAAATTTAAAGATGCTACTTACATATCTCGTATTACAGTTGGGCAAGGGAGATTGCCGACAGATATAGTCTTACGTCTTACAGCAGCTGCCTGAATTAAAAGCCAAGTGTGTTACCACGATTCTAAGGAGAATACACACACAAAAAGTAGCCAATCTAAAGCTTCATCTCTTTAGACTTATTAGCGAAAGATATGTTAATAAACGCTAAATGTTTCTTTTAAGTACCTCAACAAAACTTGGAGTTCCATCAaggccttcttcttcttcataggAAGTTTCATCAAGTCTTCCTTTTTGTGTCGCTCGTCGAAGATAGTCTTCGTAACTGAAATTTCGAGAGAACAAAGTGATGTATCCatgtttacaaaagaaaaaaacttcacCATTAAATCCCTTACCAGAGCTTCTCTGCAAGGTTGTacctaattaacaaaaaaaatatataatgatgttAAAACTCTagcaaaatataaattagagaAACAATTTCCATAAAACGGAAAGTAAACTTCTGGTGTAGAAGACGGTACGGAGGTAGCTTAGCCACATCAAGAAAAACCATGTGATCGAGCAAGTATTCACCATTCATAAGTTCGAGCGATTATGTGCTGCATCGCAGAATCAAACTCAACAAAGCCATAGCCCACATGCCTACCCTCGGGATTTACAATAAGTCGAACAGTAACCACTTCTCCAACATAACTGAAGTAATCGATGCTGTAAAAAAAGCGGAGAGGAGAGTTAAGGCTCAAGTAATCCAAATTATCAGGCAATGGAAGCGGAGAATTAAAggtggtaatcttacatatgaaattttttagtCTGAGGAGAGAGATTGGAAACAAAGAGAACACTCTGCAATTAACAGGAAAGAGGGCCGACTCTTAAGTAGAAAACTTTGACTTAACAAAACGTAGCAGTCTCGTCAGAAGATTTGTGGCCATATCATGAAGATAACAGGAAGAGGTACCTCAACAAAATTGGAAGGTGTCTCATCTTCTTTTCCTAGAAGGTAATCTTTGTTCCTAtaatatcaacaaaaaaaaaaacctgtaaTTTCTGCATGTGTAACACTAAAAGGCTAAATAATCAAAGTTCTTACCAGACTATGTGATCTTTGCAATACCTAAAAAGACACAATCGTAGAGTTAAGTCGTGTGTAATACAATCAggtaaaatataattaagtaaATTGAATTTACTTGAGTCGTGAAGGACGGTAAGATGCAATAATCTGACCAAAAATCTGCAAATTTTCAAGCTTTTGGGCAGCCTACAATATTAACAAGATTAATCAGCAACCTTCGTTAAATGATTGTTTCATACACTGGTCTACTCTCTTCTCTCACCTTCTCTGCTTCGTTAGAAGAAGCAAACTTAACAAAGGCCATTCTAGTATTCGCCTTCAGCCAGGGTTTCACAATACGTTGAACGCGAACAACTTGGCCAACATCTTTGAAGAAATCAATGATATCTGCTTTACCAGCATGGGTAGGGACTCGCCCCAACCAAGATCGTTTTCTTTTTACAGCAACCTGAATTCGAATTCAAGTGTGTAATTAGCTGCGACTCAAgcagaaccaaaaaaaaatcaaatattcatACGCATCTTAGGTTACCTTATGTTTCTTCAGAATCATATGTTTGGTCTCCAAATTATCTTTAGCTTGCGCTTcactatttaagaaaaaaaaaaaaaaaccaagtcCTCTTCAGAGTTGGATTTGTTATTggtagaaaaacaaaaaaaaagaggagaggAAAAATCCTAAGAGAGTGTTACCCAATAAATAGCTTGCTCCAAATCATCTTCCGATTTTTTCGCTTGCCTGTAAAATCAAAAACCTCTTCATACGAGTAAGAGACTAGATTTGTTAAATTAGGTTATATGAAAAATCGTAAGAGAGTGTTACCCGATGATTTAGCTTCTGCGGCGATTTCTTCGAAGAACTAGCCATGGAGAGCAGCGAAGAAAAGGAACCAACCCTAGTGATCTTCTTCGACTTCGAGCTAGAAAACAAGACGCACgagcttctttcttttttctttttaatagaaataGTCATTTTGTATGGGCTGGGCTTTCATTGCTTTTGGGTTTTATATGTCCACCATCACTTTTAACTTAAAAAGAATTTCTCTTTAGAGTTTACAAGACGATTATTGCTTAAATATTGTATGTGTAACACGGTTTCATAATTAATTCtttgttaaaaattatttttataaaatattgtttgtaaattactattttgatgcatctatcttattaaaacaaaaacaaaattttgttgattttatttgtgttttactttatatctatactattaaaagagaaggagtcttaaaaaatctacttatataaGGTTGTTGgacttttcatttttaacttAACCTTATTATAAACAATCAAGTTCTATAATAGTATTATTCATAATACTTTATAcattatatgtaatatgctATTGTTACCCATATTTTCGCTCAACAGTTATTGGTACACATAATATTGTCCCCGTAATACATACGTATTccaataatgtttttaatttgtctCTGTTCTAATAACATCAGAAGACTAATATGATACATGAAACCGAAATAATATCATAGTCAAATATCAAAATTCACCTAATATAAAGTACAAACCTCTACAAATGAATTATTCAGTTACACATGTTGAGGGAAACACAATGATAATTCGTAAAGTGATATCAccaattttctttattaatgtatttatgtTCGATGATTTCAGACTTGCAACtacattcttttagaatttctGCAACAGGATTAGATTGATTCATAGTTATCGTTTGAATTACATCATTCTCATGCACTATTTGCTTACAtggcatattttttttttcttatattagaGCTCTAATGTAGATGACAATTGACAAACATACTACATTAGAAAAGGATTTTGGTGAAGCACAACTATTCAAGTGGACATGATAAAACCTTGAAACAAGTTCTCTGAGGTACTTCATGTCTTCCACATATGAGAGAATGATCtatacaattaaaaatataattgtagcAGAAATTAAATTGATATATTAAAGTTCAAAATCATCAACTGCACATTTGAGAATATACTTTTCTATTTCTCAgtatttatttactaaatattttcttaattataaaCCAATCATAGtaaaatgaatatataaaaaaaaaatatcacggGTACATTTATACCAGAATTTTGGAATCCTTTACATATTAGGTTAATATTTTAGCCCTTCCAAATGGTAACAACCAAAATATTAGCGAACaacaaatcttaaaataaaagaaaattttcaggATAACAACCACAAATATATGCCATAACCTAACacattatttaatatttcagaaaaagatatctaaaagatatttttaacaataaatttttagttttctatcaccattttcttcattaaatttaaatgatatagtacggtattatcaaaattataaagaaaacaaatcataCAGTTTATTCCAATGTAtgtactattaaaaatatataaaaggtgaatcattttaaaaacaaatatcatcAATTTTATATGAGTTTTTATCGGATAAACCAATAATGAAGAATTTAGGAGTTTAACGGGTTACAGTTTTTTAAATATCGGGTTTAAACTAAATCTgaactaaattatatatatgaatcaCCAGATTTGCAAGTTCGTCCGCGGGTTTGGGGtcgaatatgaaaatattggtaaaaGTTATTAAAACCCTTGAAATACTATTAATTAGTCCAAAATATGCCAAGTAAATCTTATATCTCATTAACTCAACCAATGTAACTCTTACAAAAtacttacaaatattaaaagatGGTGTTGTAACATAAGAGTTTACATAcaaaatcaaatagaaaaaatgataaaattatatagttttaaaaaaaaatcatctatatcatatgaatttataactaaataatgtatattataATCAAACACTAATTCATATCACATTTTTATAACGGTAAAAAACCGGCGCTTtcgaagcgcgggtcaaaatctagttacatTATTAATTGAGTTGATTATCATTTGAGACACATTTTGAGTTTCTATTGCATATAGTGACACTTTTTACTTGCAGGCACTTTGTGGTGGGTCCAAATAATGTGGATGGTTATGCCTTATTAAGATGAAGAGAAATTGGCTCACAGTTCCAATAGCACgtgaactttttattttttttttcgaaataaTTCCTTTTTAACACTCAAAATagtttgaattattattttattttatgatcaaCATCTTGGTTATGTTGTGGATGTGGACGCCATGACCATAGATAAAAATAATGTGACCATAGATAAAAAGAATAGATCTCTTAAAATTATGGATAGGAAATCAAAGCTTGATGTGGTGGACAGTCACTCAAACACTAACCaacatagataaaaaaaaaaacaatgacatGAAAAGACTATGGATATTAATGCTAATGTATCCACAATCTCAAAGATGAACAAGTTAATAAATTCAAACGAAAAACAACCACGTACATGTCCActggaaaaaaacaaaagtcgggtgtgaaaaaacaaaactaaccaCAGACCAAAGTTAGTAATTTCAAACATTTTCAACGAGAAAAAAAAGCCTAACTTCAAACATGTCAACGAGAAAAACAAAGCTTAACTTCAAACATGTCCAACGATTATTTATGATGCGCTCTTGGTAACTTATGGCTTCTCTTGATGGATTTACAGCTTCTATTAAGTCTCATTAGCCAAGGCAATGTTACAACCCCAACAGTTTGAATCTATCTTAAGAGAAAGAACCAACATTATTGTTACTTTACATAAAAGCAAAAGAGTAACCTGAACTAGACTGTTAGTTGCCTGaaaattcactacaagaaaacagggggattctgatggccgaaatcgtcagaaattcgtcggaatagaccgattctgatgaatttctgacgaaccagttcgtcggtatcatttcgtcggaaaaaaatgATTCGTCGGATTTTGTCAGACCttcgacgactttctgacgaataccgagcaACGTCATTCTGAcaaacttccgacgatatttagatgcggacacacgagaccagagttcatcggaaacaATATATACCGATGGACTACGGTTCGTCAGACTATACCGACGAACgatgtcctcggaaaataccgacggacaaacggttcgtcggaaaataccgacggacaaaggttcctcggaaaatgCCGACTAACCATTGTCCGTtggtattttccgaggacatcGTTCGTCCGTATAGTCCGACGCCCtcaattcgtcggaatatatcaattttaaatacaaattaattttgcattttcatatttttttatattaaaattaattaataaataaataaaatctgaaatttaaaactaataatattatagaatttaaattcatacaaaccgaaatagaaaaaaaaaacattcagaaagtttaaattcatgcaaacgaaatagaaaaaaaaacattcagaaagttttaaaaagcagaaaaaaactaagaactcgaagacatcaaacgatctagctctgcattatctcggcggtgaacttcttctgggatgccagctcagcaaggatagtggcattctctgAACGATAGTGGCCTTctcagaaaggatagtggtgttctgctcctccaatgccccaatccgttcatctttgtcatgtagctcctcgagaatcatgggatcggcatacggagcttgcgaagaagatgccggatacgagaaagacggcgggccaacccaactaaacagcctcctttccttttaggaaccgcctacaaaaaatatttaaagttagtaaatagggacaagttagtaatcgacattataagaaaaatatattaataaaaaaattaccttttcaaacatctcatttatttgctatagggacaagttggttgaagctccgtAGAATcaccgtcatcagagagaggctgagattgagatgctatttcagcttccaccaaatcaacgacacctttgatcac from Brassica napus cultivar Da-Ae unplaced genomic scaffold, Da-Ae ScsIHWf_1841;HRSCAF=2477, whole genome shotgun sequence encodes:
- the LOC125599340 gene encoding nuclear localization sequence-binding protein-like; translated protein: MAFVKFASSNEAEKAAQKLENLQIFGQIIASYRPSRLKYCKDHIVWNKDYLLGKEDETPSNFVESVLFVSNLSPQTKKFHIIDYFSYVGEVVTVRLIVNPEGRHVGYGFVEFDSAMQHIIARTYEW
- the LOC125599339 gene encoding uncharacterized protein LOC125599339 → MVFLDVAKLPPYRLLHQKYNLAEKLCYEDYLRRATQKGRLDETSYEEEEGLDGTPSFVEAAAVRRKTISVGNLPCPTVIRDIIDLYKMLDKLFMFDLLQTARATKMAWAILSLLLLKKQRRYCIDHNVWYEDQLGRENRLIDEELEEGFGKLMILPRNSAYYKNVGEVCRRVRLVVNREGEHVGCGFVEFASAVEAKKALLYESRALNIHIISDVVEMSPYPIRPKYNLAEKLWRNEEYLLPVSLPIEGDYLEKPEVTNYSSAVRG